Proteins co-encoded in one Salvia splendens isolate huo1 chromosome 4, SspV2, whole genome shotgun sequence genomic window:
- the LOC121800800 gene encoding uncharacterized protein LOC121800800 produces the protein MSHRIKESTNSTSKGINSTISHHTNQSTTGRQTTLSLATVEDLRIKDIIGTPMKEAQKEQRAALDMLTKQLSQVAMSLGELRGNEGKIPATVQQPGRENISEVSLRSGKVYQSPSPPAVPSVSKPGPSHEEEGESSGADQAKGRDKRKAKMGGETSRKSQGEEAEKVKPYPYRGMITRKKDATIDVANLFKDVEVNVPLLSALKMPPVSKFIKDYLAGKVNEERKIITEENVSAVIQRSDLPSKKTDPGMFMLPISIGDIQVEHAMCDLGESINVLPYAIYKKLGEAKLVDTDIMIQLADRSCIHPERILEDVIVKVNNFLYPADFFVIKMTEPAAKESSGVLLGRPFLSTTSTIIDVRNGTISLDFNGEQFMFDIDEAMKRPADSENVYSEDVTEPLMQEYLEEEFLLIRPYFMHRFRGKKYAT, from the exons ATGTCCCACCGCATCAAAGAGTCAACCAACAGTACTTCCAAGGGAATCAACAGCACAATCAGCCACCATACCAACCAGAGCACTACGGGCCGTCAGACTACCCTCAGCTTAGCCACGGTGGAGGACCTTCGAATCAAAGATATAATAGGCACCCCAATGAAG gaggctcagaaggagcagAGGGCAGCGCTGgacatgcttacaaagcagttatctcaagTTGCCATGTCGCTGGGAGAGCTGAGAGGCAACGAGGGGAAAATCCCTGCTACGGTGCAACAGCCTGGGCGCGAGAACATTAGTGAAGTCTCCCTGAGGTCAGGGAAGGTATACCAGAGCCCCAGCCCACCTGCGGTACCATCGGTATCTAAGCCTGGACCAAGCcacgaagaagaaggagaatcCAGTGGAGCTGATCAAGCCAAAGGAAGGGACAAAAGGAAAGCGAAAATGGGCGGCGAGACCTCAAGAAAAAGTCAAGGAGAAGAAGCTGAGAAGGTCAAGCCCTACCCATATCGTGGAATGATCACCAGGAAGAAAGATGCCACGATCGATGTGGCCAATCTATTTAAAGACGTGGAAGTCAATGTGCCACTCTTGTCGGCATTAAAGATGCCCCCAGTCAGTAAATTCATTAAGGACTACCTAGCGGGCAAGGTAaatgaagaaaggaaaattaTTACAGAAGAAAATGTCTCTGCAGTGATCCAGCGGAGCGACCTCCCATCAAAGAAAACTGACCCAGGGATGTTCATGCTCCCGATTTCAATTGGGGATATTCAagtggagcacgcaatgtgcgattTAGGGGAATCCATCAATGTTCTGCCGTATGCTATCTACAAAAAGCTGGGAGAGGCCAAGCTCGTCGATACTGATATCATGATACAGCTGGCCGACAGATCTTGCATTCACCCGGAGAGGATTCTTGAAGATGTAATCGTGAAGGTGAACAATTTTCTGTACCCAGCTGACTTCTTCGTCATCAAGATGACAGAGCCAGCAGCGAAGGAGTCCAGCGGAGTTCTGTTGGGAAGACCATTCCTGTCGACGACCAGCACTATAATCGACGTCCGTAATGGGACGATCAGCCTAGATTTCAACGGAGAGCAATTCATGTTCGACATTGACGAAGCAATGAAGAGGCCGGCAGACAGTGAGAATGTGTACTCAGAGGACGTGACCGAACCGCTGATGCAGGAGTATCTGGAGGAGGAGTTCCTACTGATAAGgccctatttcatgcatcggtttaggggtaaaaagtacgctacttga